A region of Pseudomonas sp. Marseille-Q3773 DNA encodes the following proteins:
- the moaB gene encoding molybdenum cofactor biosynthesis protein B — MKAKADTPFVPLNIAVLTVSDTRTFDTDTSGQLFVDRLSAAGHRLAERVLLKDDLYKIRAQVATWIADDRVQVVLITGGTGFTGRDSTPEAVACLLDKQVEGFGELFRQISVADIGTSTVQSRALAGLANGTLVCCLPGSTNAVRTGWDGILAEQLDARHRPCNFVAHLKQAAACDSRG; from the coding sequence ATGAAAGCCAAGGCAGATACCCCCTTCGTGCCGCTGAACATCGCCGTGCTCACGGTCAGCGACACCCGTACCTTCGACACCGATACCTCCGGCCAACTGTTCGTCGACCGGCTGAGCGCGGCCGGCCACCGTCTGGCCGAGCGCGTGCTGTTGAAGGACGACCTTTACAAGATTCGCGCCCAGGTCGCAACCTGGATTGCCGATGACCGCGTGCAGGTGGTGTTGATTACCGGCGGCACCGGCTTTACCGGGCGTGACAGCACGCCAGAGGCCGTGGCGTGCCTGCTGGACAAGCAGGTGGAAGGTTTCGGTGAGCTGTTCCGGCAGATTTCCGTAGCCGATATCGGCACTTCCACCGTGCAGTCGCGCGCGCTCGCCGGGCTGGCCAACGGTACCCTGGTGTGCTGCCTGCCGGGCTCGACCAACGCGGTGCGCACCGGCTGGGACGGTATCCTCGCGGAACAGCTGGATGCTCGCCATCGCCCGTGCAACTTCGTAGCCCACCTGAAGCAGGCAGCCGCCTGTGACAGCCGTGGCTGA
- a CDS encoding molybdopterin molybdotransferase MoeA: protein MTAVAEVSQARPLMPVEQALEQLLALAEAAPIRDTELLPLAEAEGRVLASDLVAALDLPSWPNSAMDGYALRLADWQGEPLAVSQRIFAGHAPQPLQPGTCARIFTGAPLPEGADCVEMQENTAAAEEGRVRFLEPLKTGQNIRPQGQEARKGEQVMSAGTRLGPIELGLAASLGHERLEVVRKVRVAVLSTGDELVEPGLPLGPGQIYNSNRRLLVSWLQRLGCDVVDAGILPDDLTRTRTCLARLGDVDLILSTGGVSVGEADYLGAALREAGELALWKLAIKPGKPLTCGHYQGVPVIGLPGNPASTLVTFGLLAQPYLLRRQGVAEVTPLRFDVPAGFDWPRPGTRREYLRARIEQGQVRIYKNQSSGVLRSAAWADGLVEVREGSTPKQGDSVPFIPFSELLG from the coding sequence GTGACAGCCGTGGCTGAGGTCAGCCAGGCCCGGCCACTGATGCCGGTGGAACAGGCCCTGGAGCAACTGCTGGCATTGGCCGAAGCGGCCCCGATTCGTGACACCGAGCTTCTACCGCTGGCCGAGGCCGAGGGCCGTGTGCTGGCCAGCGACCTGGTGGCCGCGCTCGACCTGCCGTCCTGGCCGAACAGCGCCATGGATGGTTATGCCCTGCGCCTGGCCGACTGGCAGGGCGAGCCGCTGGCGGTCAGCCAGCGGATCTTCGCCGGCCATGCGCCGCAACCACTGCAACCCGGTACCTGTGCGCGTATCTTCACCGGCGCGCCGCTGCCTGAAGGTGCCGACTGTGTCGAGATGCAGGAGAACACCGCAGCGGCAGAAGAAGGCCGGGTACGCTTCCTCGAGCCGTTGAAAACCGGGCAGAACATTCGCCCCCAGGGCCAGGAAGCCCGCAAGGGCGAGCAGGTGATGAGCGCCGGCACCCGGCTGGGGCCAATCGAACTGGGCCTGGCTGCCAGCCTCGGCCACGAGCGCCTGGAGGTGGTGCGCAAGGTGCGGGTGGCTGTGCTGTCCACCGGTGACGAACTGGTCGAGCCTGGCCTGCCGCTGGGCCCGGGGCAGATCTACAACAGCAACCGCCGGCTGCTGGTCAGCTGGCTGCAGCGGCTGGGCTGCGATGTGGTCGATGCGGGCATCCTGCCGGATGACCTGACGCGAACCCGCACCTGCCTGGCCCGGCTTGGCGATGTCGACCTGATCCTGTCCACTGGTGGTGTTTCTGTAGGCGAGGCCGACTACCTCGGTGCCGCCCTGCGCGAAGCCGGTGAGCTGGCCCTGTGGAAGCTGGCAATCAAGCCCGGCAAGCCGCTGACCTGCGGCCATTACCAGGGCGTGCCGGTGATCGGCCTGCCGGGCAACCCGGCGTCGACCCTGGTGACCTTCGGCCTGCTGGCCCAGCCCTACCTGTTGCGCCGCCAGGGCGTGGCCGAGGTTACGCCGTTACGTTTCGACGTGCCAGCGGGCTTCGACTGGCCCAGGCCCGGCACCCGCCGCGAATACCTGCGCGCCCGCATCGAGCAGGGCCAGGTGCGCATCTACAAGAACCAGAGCTCTGGCGTGCTGCGCAGTGCGGCCTGGGCCGACGGGTTGGTGGAGGTGCGCGAAGGCAGCACGCCGAAGCAAGGCGATAGCGTGCCGTTCATCCCGTTCAGCGAGCTACTTGGTTGA
- a CDS encoding glycosyltransferase family 4 protein, translating into MRILWTLPYLPWPTTSGSKTRQYHLLRALAQRGHRITLLVQSKIPLDEAAREALEALVERLVVLPRRPLHSPLNLLAAPIIDYPMRAIIHGLAPCLRHRFEQLLDEPWDVIQIEHSYSFQPFEKALQARGLPYMLSEHTLESVMGGASHDRLPLWLRPLNAFDRWRYRRWEQRVLRQPTELVAVSSHDAELIAQISGRPVNVVVNCVECDFYQHVKPALHSQRLLFVGNFECGANLEAIEWALEEIMPQVWMSNPAVRLAIAGHAMPANWKLHWNDPRIEWFGYRPDLRELQRRSALFFAPLRYAGGSKVKILEAMAAGLPVITTGKGVSGLAVNNGEHYLGSDEGDQLALLITQLLNQPWRMSQLSDAGRQFARQRHDWRVAAPQLENVHMRLAQAAPAEAATPGSAWLGRSTK; encoded by the coding sequence ATGCGCATTCTCTGGACGCTGCCTTACCTGCCCTGGCCTACCACCAGCGGCAGCAAGACCCGGCAATACCATCTGCTGCGCGCACTGGCCCAGCGGGGCCACCGCATCACCCTGCTGGTGCAATCGAAAATCCCCCTCGACGAGGCGGCCCGCGAAGCCCTGGAGGCACTGGTCGAACGCCTGGTCGTGCTACCCCGGCGGCCCTTGCACAGCCCGCTCAACCTGCTGGCCGCGCCCATCATCGACTACCCGATGCGGGCGATCATCCATGGCCTGGCGCCCTGCCTGCGGCACCGTTTCGAGCAATTGCTGGACGAGCCCTGGGACGTGATCCAGATCGAACACAGCTACAGTTTCCAGCCCTTCGAGAAGGCTTTGCAGGCGCGCGGGCTACCCTACATGCTCAGCGAGCACACACTGGAGTCAGTGATGGGTGGCGCCAGTCACGATCGCCTGCCGCTGTGGCTGCGCCCGCTCAATGCCTTCGACCGCTGGCGCTACCGGCGCTGGGAGCAGCGGGTATTGCGCCAGCCCACCGAACTGGTAGCGGTCAGCAGCCACGATGCCGAACTGATCGCGCAGATCAGCGGGCGCCCGGTGAACGTGGTGGTCAATTGTGTGGAATGCGACTTCTACCAGCACGTGAAACCCGCGCTGCACAGCCAACGCCTGCTGTTCGTCGGCAATTTCGAGTGCGGCGCCAACCTGGAGGCGATCGAATGGGCGCTGGAAGAGATCATGCCGCAGGTGTGGATGAGCAACCCGGCGGTACGCCTGGCGATCGCCGGGCATGCCATGCCGGCCAACTGGAAACTGCACTGGAACGACCCGCGCATCGAATGGTTCGGCTACCGCCCCGACCTGCGCGAGCTGCAGCGGCGTTCGGCACTGTTCTTTGCGCCGTTGCGTTATGCCGGTGGCTCGAAGGTGAAGATCCTCGAAGCGATGGCCGCCGGCCTGCCGGTCATCACCACTGGCAAAGGCGTTTCAGGCCTGGCTGTGAACAACGGCGAGCACTACCTGGGCAGTGACGAAGGCGACCAGCTGGCGCTGTTGATCACCCAGTTGCTCAACCAGCCCTGGCGCATGAGCCAGTTGAGCGATGCCGGGCGCCAGTTCGCCCGCCAGCGCCACGACTGGCGGGTAGCTGCCCCGCAACTGGAAAACGTGCACATGCGCCTGGCCCAGGCGGCACCGGCCGAAGCCGCGACGCCTGGCAGTGCCTGGCTGGGTCGCTCAACCAAGTAG
- the yegS gene encoding lipid kinase YegS, with amino-acid sequence MQGRKAMLILHGKQAMNEDVRSAVHGLRDSGWVLDVRVTWEAGDARRLVNEALGAGYSHIVAGGGDGTLRDVAEAMGLAGTEASLALLPLGTANDFAKAAGIPQETATALALLNVPAQPIDLGQAGEQLFLNMATGGFGSQVTANTSEDLKKVLGAAAYLFTGLSRFSELQAASVTLHGPGFDWQGDLLALGIGNGRQAGGGQVLCPDAVVNDGLLDIAILPAPQEVVGTLRDLLAGDGLFVRARLPWVEIRCSQGLDINLDGEPVQADTLRFQARPAALRLHLPVGSPLLSRPG; translated from the coding sequence ATGCAAGGGCGCAAGGCAATGTTGATCCTGCACGGCAAGCAGGCGATGAACGAAGACGTGCGCAGCGCCGTGCACGGCCTGCGTGACAGCGGCTGGGTGCTGGATGTGCGGGTTACCTGGGAGGCCGGTGACGCCCGGCGCCTGGTCAACGAGGCGCTGGGTGCCGGCTACAGCCATATCGTCGCGGGGGGCGGGGACGGCACGTTGCGCGATGTCGCCGAAGCCATGGGGCTGGCGGGCACCGAGGCCAGCCTGGCGTTGCTGCCGCTGGGCACGGCCAACGATTTTGCCAAGGCCGCCGGCATCCCCCAGGAGACTGCCACGGCGCTGGCCTTGCTGAACGTTCCTGCCCAGCCGATCGACCTCGGGCAGGCCGGTGAGCAGCTGTTTCTCAACATGGCGACCGGCGGTTTTGGCAGCCAGGTCACGGCCAACACCTCCGAAGACCTGAAGAAGGTGCTGGGCGCTGCCGCCTACCTGTTCACCGGGCTGTCGCGTTTCAGCGAGCTGCAGGCGGCTTCGGTGACGTTGCACGGGCCAGGCTTCGACTGGCAAGGGGATTTGCTGGCGCTGGGTATCGGCAATGGCCGCCAGGCAGGGGGCGGGCAGGTGCTGTGCCCCGACGCAGTGGTGAATGACGGTTTGCTTGACATCGCCATCCTGCCGGCACCCCAGGAAGTGGTAGGGACCCTGCGTGACCTGCTGGCCGGGGACGGCCTGTTCGTCCGGGCCAGGTTGCCCTGGGTCGAGATCAGGTGCTCGCAGGGGCTGGACATCAACCTCGATGGTGAACCGGTGCAGGCCGACACCCTGCGCTTTCAGGCCAGGCCCGCAGCATTGCGCCTGCACCTGCCCGTCGGGTCGCCGTTGCTCAGTCGTCCAGGCTGA
- a CDS encoding response regulator transcription factor, giving the protein MTCRLLLVDDHSLIRAGVRALVCDIPGYDVIGEADDGSQLLERVRVLAPDIVLLDISMRSTSGLDALTQLRASGNPCKVLILSMHTDPDLIMRALESGAHGYLLKDASATELEQALAAVRNGERYLSPAIAHTVINQALQHARQGKQPSAERYSLTARQLEILRLIVRGKSTREIAAGLGLSIKTVETHRSQIMKRLQIHDVAGLVLFAVREKIISLDD; this is encoded by the coding sequence ATGACCTGTAGGCTGCTGCTGGTGGACGACCACTCGCTGATTCGCGCCGGGGTGCGCGCCCTGGTCTGCGACATTCCCGGCTATGACGTCATCGGCGAAGCCGATGACGGCAGCCAGTTGCTGGAACGGGTGCGCGTGCTGGCGCCGGATATCGTCCTGCTGGACATTTCCATGCGCTCGACCAGCGGCCTGGATGCGCTCACCCAACTGCGCGCCAGCGGCAATCCCTGCAAAGTGCTGATCCTGTCGATGCACACCGACCCGGACCTGATCATGCGCGCCCTGGAAAGCGGCGCCCACGGCTACCTGCTCAAGGACGCCAGCGCCACCGAACTGGAGCAGGCCCTGGCGGCGGTGCGCAACGGCGAACGCTACCTCAGCCCGGCCATCGCCCACACGGTCATCAACCAGGCATTGCAACACGCCAGGCAGGGCAAGCAACCCTCTGCCGAGCGGTATAGCCTTACCGCACGACAGCTGGAGATCCTGCGCCTGATCGTGCGCGGCAAATCGACCCGGGAAATCGCCGCCGGCCTGGGCCTGTCGATCAAGACCGTGGAAACCCACCGTTCGCAGATCATGAAACGCCTGCAGATCCATGACGTGGCCGGCCTGGTGCTGTTCGCCGTGCGCGAGAAGATCATCAGCCTGGACGACTGA